In Aristaeella hokkaidonensis, the following are encoded in one genomic region:
- a CDS encoding SDR family NAD(P)-dependent oxidoreductase — protein sequence MSTILITGASHGVGKAFAIACAQSGRFSKIILNGGTDTAALEDTARRVSAAGDLVCLADVGDVSDLAYVQGLRERFGPVDTLVNNAGISRIGLLTDMSPDVWDRVLKVNVTSLYNTCHTYVPDMVSNGGGQILNVSSVWGLCGASCEVAYSASKGAVNAFTKALAKELAPSHIRVNAIALGIIGTRMNAHLTETETAEICDQIPAGYIASPEDAAQAMLRLLDMPEYFNGEIVRFDGCWI from the coding sequence ATGAGTACGATCCTGATTACAGGCGCCTCCCATGGCGTAGGCAAAGCATTTGCCATTGCCTGCGCACAGTCCGGGCGCTTCTCAAAGATCATCCTGAACGGCGGCACTGATACAGCCGCCCTGGAGGATACCGCCCGCCGCGTTTCCGCAGCGGGCGATCTTGTCTGCCTTGCGGACGTCGGCGACGTCAGTGATCTCGCCTATGTCCAGGGCCTGCGGGAGCGTTTCGGCCCCGTGGACACGCTGGTCAACAACGCCGGCATCTCCCGTATCGGCCTGCTGACGGACATGTCCCCGGATGTATGGGACCGGGTGCTGAAGGTCAACGTAACCTCCCTGTACAACACCTGCCACACCTACGTGCCGGACATGGTTTCAAACGGCGGCGGACAGATCCTGAACGTTTCCTCCGTCTGGGGGCTGTGCGGCGCCTCCTGCGAGGTGGCCTACAGCGCTTCCAAGGGCGCGGTGAACGCCTTTACCAAAGCCCTGGCAAAAGAACTGGCGCCCTCCCATATCCGGGTGAACGCAATTGCCCTGGGTATCATCGGCACGCGCATGAACGCGCACCTGACCGAAACAGAAACCGCGGAGATCTGCGACCAGATCCCCGCGGGCTATATTGCTTCTCCTGAAGACGCGGCGCAGGCCATGCTCCGCCTGCTGGATATGCCGGAATATTTTAACGGTGAGATTGTCCGTTTCGACGGATGCTGGATATAA
- a CDS encoding DMT family transporter, translated as MLLLLGAVIWGAAFVAQRVGMDHMGPFTFNGVRMLLAWLVMIPVTLLFERKNKKSPDYKAPDPKEQRLSGVICGALLFIASSLQQMGLVSTSAGKAGFITALYVVLVPVAAWFLFRKNPGKIIWLGVLIAVAALWLLCMPAGGGFELQGGDLLVLGCAVCFTFQILCVDHYAPRVSGVKLARDEFLVTGGLSMLIALATEPITCEGLREALIPILYAGIMSGAVGYTLQVLGQRDTDPTVASLIMCMEAVFAVLTGALLIGEKMTVRETVGCVLMFFAVILAQLSPVISSIRRNGQSHR; from the coding sequence TTGCTTCTTCTGTTGGGTGCGGTGATCTGGGGCGCGGCGTTTGTGGCGCAGCGCGTAGGCATGGATCACATGGGACCCTTCACCTTCAACGGTGTACGGATGCTGCTTGCGTGGCTGGTGATGATTCCGGTCACGCTCCTTTTTGAACGGAAAAACAAAAAGAGCCCTGATTACAAGGCTCCGGATCCGAAAGAGCAGCGGCTCAGCGGAGTGATCTGCGGCGCGCTGCTGTTTATTGCCTCCTCCCTGCAGCAGATGGGCCTGGTGTCCACCAGCGCGGGCAAGGCGGGATTCATCACGGCTTTGTATGTGGTGCTGGTGCCGGTGGCGGCCTGGTTCCTGTTCAGGAAGAATCCGGGGAAGATTATCTGGTTGGGCGTGCTCATTGCCGTGGCCGCCCTGTGGCTGCTGTGCATGCCCGCGGGCGGCGGCTTTGAGCTCCAGGGCGGAGACCTGCTGGTGCTGGGCTGCGCCGTGTGCTTTACCTTCCAGATCCTGTGTGTGGATCATTACGCGCCGCGGGTCAGCGGCGTGAAGCTGGCCCGGGACGAGTTCCTGGTGACCGGCGGGCTGTCCATGCTGATTGCCCTGGCCACGGAGCCCATCACCTGTGAAGGCCTCCGGGAAGCGCTGATTCCCATCCTGTATGCCGGCATCATGTCCGGCGCGGTGGGCTACACCCTGCAGGTACTGGGTCAGCGGGATACGGATCCCACGGTGGCTTCGCTGATCATGTGTATGGAAGCGGTGTTCGCTGTGCTGACCGGCGCCCTGCTGATAGGCGAAAAAATGACGGTCCGTGAGACCGTCGGTTGTGTGCTTATGTTTTTCGCGGTGATCCTGGCCCAGCTTTCGCCGGTTATATCCAGCATCCGTCGAAACGGACAATCTCACCGTTAA
- a CDS encoding polysaccharide deacetylase family protein codes for MSGWLKKCLALLLCLCAITGYACAESNEELLQEFVLNHGDRNIKKVAITVDDCYKSATEWIKRDVELCKEQGIVMTFFPLVYTGCLEEKYREMWQSVLDAGCEIGTHTNRHLQLGGRDNQSIYGALGRWQEALDKTLGYHYATRWLRPPYGSIEDLKSHSNGNSRVINAVKRYGYDHVVRWDISETKDLNKALDKIQNGSILLFHSKKKDTLFMEKLIPELKERGFEMVTVSELFGFDPPETSDELYVFDKEQFKDK; via the coding sequence ATGAGCGGATGGCTGAAAAAGTGCCTGGCACTGCTGCTGTGCCTGTGCGCGATCACGGGATATGCCTGTGCGGAAAGCAATGAGGAGCTCCTGCAGGAATTTGTCCTCAATCACGGAGACAGGAACATTAAAAAGGTTGCTATCACGGTGGATGACTGCTACAAAAGCGCTACGGAATGGATTAAGCGGGACGTGGAACTGTGCAAGGAACAGGGCATCGTCATGACGTTCTTTCCGCTGGTTTATACAGGATGCCTGGAGGAAAAATACCGGGAGATGTGGCAGAGCGTGCTGGACGCGGGCTGTGAAATCGGAACGCATACCAACCGGCATTTGCAGCTGGGAGGCCGGGACAATCAGTCCATCTACGGCGCCCTGGGACGCTGGCAGGAAGCGCTGGACAAAACCCTGGGGTATCACTATGCAACCCGCTGGCTGCGTCCGCCCTATGGAAGTATTGAGGATCTCAAGAGCCACAGCAACGGAAACAGCCGGGTTATCAACGCGGTGAAAAGATACGGATATGATCATGTGGTCCGTTGGGATATCAGCGAAACCAAGGACCTGAACAAAGCGCTGGACAAGATCCAGAACGGCAGCATCCTGCTCTTCCATTCGAAGAAAAAGGATACCCTGTTCATGGAGAAACTGATTCCGGAGCTGAAAGAGCGGGGCTTTGAAATGGTCACCGTGAGCGAGCTGTTCGGCTTTGACCCGCCGGAAACGAGTGACGAACTGTACGTTTTCGATAAGGAACAGTTTAAGGACAAATAA
- a CDS encoding serine O-acetyltransferase, which translates to MKEHIKSTVKALAQVKMEKARCADHACPPPDRLEIVKVLHELQSLLFPMAFRRDYPDMAEETLLIRALYRLRDQLVAAMRFQDLQGEDPVKAADAICTGFAERLPEIKRLLLLDVEALYEGDPAAVCREEVMITYPGFRAICIFRIAHELYVLKAPLIPRIMTEYAHEKTGIDIHPGATVGEYFFIDHGTGIVIGETTVIGDHVKLYQGVTLGAKSFELDENGNPVKNIKRHPNIGNHVVIYANATILGGDTYIGDNSVIGGNTWLTRSVEAGSVVAYKGENRE; encoded by the coding sequence ATGAAAGAGCATATTAAGTCAACGGTCAAGGCTCTGGCACAGGTGAAAATGGAAAAGGCCCGCTGTGCTGATCATGCCTGTCCGCCGCCGGACCGGCTGGAAATCGTGAAGGTGCTTCACGAGCTGCAGTCCCTGCTGTTCCCCATGGCCTTCCGCCGGGATTATCCGGACATGGCGGAGGAAACGCTGCTGATCCGTGCCCTGTACCGGCTGCGGGATCAGCTGGTTGCCGCCATGCGGTTCCAGGACCTCCAGGGTGAGGATCCGGTGAAGGCTGCTGACGCAATCTGCACCGGCTTTGCCGAGCGGCTGCCGGAAATCAAGCGCCTGCTCCTGCTGGACGTGGAAGCCCTGTATGAGGGCGACCCCGCCGCGGTCTGCAGGGAAGAGGTTATGATCACCTATCCCGGCTTCCGGGCCATCTGCATTTTCCGTATTGCCCATGAACTGTATGTGCTCAAGGCGCCGCTGATTCCCCGGATCATGACGGAATATGCCCATGAGAAGACCGGTATTGATATCCACCCGGGCGCCACGGTCGGCGAGTATTTCTTCATTGACCACGGCACCGGTATCGTCATCGGTGAAACCACGGTGATCGGCGACCACGTGAAGCTGTACCAGGGCGTGACCCTGGGCGCGAAGAGCTTCGAGCTGGATGAGAACGGGAACCCCGTGAAGAACATCAAGCGGCACCCGAACATCGGCAACCACGTGGTGATTTACGCTAACGCCACCATCCTCGGCGGAGACACCTATATCGGGGATAACAGCGTGATCGGCGGTAACACCTGGCTGACCCGGTCTGTGGAGGCCGGCAGCGTTGTGGCCTACAAGGGGGAAAACAGGGAATGA
- a CDS encoding polysaccharide deacetylase family protein → MSQPMIALTFDDGPNTVITPLVLDILKENDAVGTFFLIAQNITPESAEMVRRAVAQGCDIENHSLTHGFMDKMTAEEIRAEVKACTEQIVAITGREPQFFRPPFIAVNQTMYDNIDYTFICGAGCEDWVPTVSAEERAERVLANAEDGQIVLLHDMQWNMNTVEALKTIVPELKKRGYRFVTCAQLFAEAGVTPVHGRLYSNVYQTIDRP, encoded by the coding sequence ATGTCTCAGCCCATGATCGCCCTGACCTTTGATGACGGCCCGAATACCGTCATTACGCCCTTGGTTCTGGATATCCTGAAGGAGAACGACGCCGTCGGCACCTTCTTCCTCATCGCCCAGAACATCACGCCCGAATCAGCGGAAATGGTCCGCCGGGCCGTTGCCCAGGGCTGCGATATTGAAAACCATTCCCTGACCCACGGCTTTATGGACAAGATGACCGCTGAGGAAATCCGCGCTGAAGTGAAAGCCTGCACGGAACAGATCGTGGCCATCACCGGCCGGGAGCCCCAGTTCTTCCGTCCGCCCTTCATCGCCGTGAACCAGACCATGTATGACAACATCGACTACACCTTCATCTGCGGTGCCGGCTGTGAGGACTGGGTGCCCACCGTCTCCGCCGAAGAGCGGGCCGAGCGAGTCCTGGCCAACGCCGAAGATGGCCAGATCGTTCTCCTGCATGACATGCAGTGGAACATGAATACCGTGGAAGCGCTGAAAACCATCGTACCGGAACTGAAAAAGCGGGGCTACCGCTTCGTCACCTGCGCCCAGCTCTTCGCCGAAGCCGGCGTTACGCCCGTGCATGGACGGCTGTACTCCAATGTCTATCAAACCATTGATAGACCATAA
- a CDS encoding chromate transporter: MIYLELLIGFLKVGLFSFGGAYAAIPLIREVVLSYGWVTEEILTDMIAVSESTPGPIMVNLATYVGTSQAGIPGAIIATLASILPAFVIILLIMEVMKHTLNNKYAQAVMRGLQSCVIGVITAVGIHMLYKNAILPLTGAEADWRPLALAVVLAVIYFGSRKIKKLKKGISPILLIGISAILGIIIF, translated from the coding sequence ATGATTTACCTGGAACTGCTGATCGGCTTCCTGAAGGTGGGCCTGTTCTCCTTCGGCGGCGCCTATGCCGCGATTCCGCTGATCCGTGAAGTGGTACTGTCCTACGGCTGGGTGACGGAGGAAATACTGACAGACATGATCGCTGTCAGCGAGAGCACCCCCGGCCCGATCATGGTTAACCTGGCAACCTATGTGGGCACCAGCCAGGCGGGCATCCCCGGCGCGATTATCGCCACGCTGGCTTCCATCCTGCCCGCTTTTGTGATCATCCTGCTGATCATGGAAGTCATGAAGCATACGCTGAACAACAAGTATGCCCAGGCTGTGATGCGGGGTCTGCAGAGCTGCGTCATCGGTGTGATCACAGCGGTGGGCATCCATATGCTGTATAAGAACGCGATCCTGCCCCTGACCGGTGCGGAAGCGGACTGGCGGCCCCTGGCCCTGGCTGTTGTGCTGGCGGTGATCTACTTCGGATCCAGGAAGATCAAAAAACTCAAAAAAGGAATATCACCAATACTGCTGATAGGAATATCAGCAATACTCGGAATCATTATCTTCTGA
- a CDS encoding chromate transporter, which produces MSKELYAGEDSMLWDLFLTFFRIGAFTFGGGYAMISVIENICVEKKHWITHEDLVNVTVIAESTPGPVAINCATFVGFKQKGIWGSIAATLGVVLPSFIIIWVISMFLDKFLEIAWVASAFRGIRVAVGLLILDVGIRMAKKMPKEPIRIILLVAALILTVLISVFSWKISTITLLLAAAAISVAVFFVQDRKGKDGEQA; this is translated from the coding sequence ATGTCAAAAGAATTGTATGCGGGAGAGGATAGCATGCTTTGGGATTTATTCCTGACCTTTTTCAGGATCGGGGCGTTCACCTTCGGCGGAGGGTACGCGATGATCTCCGTCATCGAGAACATCTGCGTGGAAAAGAAGCACTGGATTACCCATGAGGACCTGGTGAACGTGACCGTCATTGCGGAAAGCACGCCGGGTCCGGTGGCCATCAACTGTGCCACGTTTGTGGGCTTCAAGCAGAAGGGCATCTGGGGTTCCATCGCGGCCACGCTGGGTGTGGTGCTGCCGTCCTTCATTATCATCTGGGTCATTTCCATGTTCCTGGATAAGTTCCTGGAGATCGCCTGGGTGGCCAGCGCCTTCCGGGGCATCCGGGTGGCGGTGGGTCTGCTGATCCTGGACGTGGGTATCCGCATGGCAAAGAAAATGCCGAAGGAGCCCATCCGGATCATCCTGCTGGTCGCGGCCCTGATCCTGACGGTGCTGATCAGCGTCTTCTCCTGGAAGATCTCCACGATTACGCTGCTGCTGGCAGCCGCGGCAATCAGTGTGGCTGTGTTCTTTGTCCAGGACCGCAAGGGAAAGGACGGTGAGCAGGCATGA
- a CDS encoding class I SAM-dependent methyltransferase, which translates to MSTNNIWSDNIQGVMTLYLSRQLRFDDMFFDQYQKAFGLDRHADLKILEIGCGPGALAAALHRWYPNAKITAMDRDSQFVAFGRENIPGVEFLEGDATALPFDDNSFDVTISNTVQEHVEPSAFWGEQRRVLKPGGICLCLSARKGLHSTALCLETTAAEEAFWNSLPEDEDPREKYGVCKYPMSEAGIPASAEQNGFRSVSTGYAVIDLTPDAPKYPAEMAERMIEAQRQNDLEAIASVHAENDKEAIAAINAKYDERLRLYREGIRLWDTSVSITMIVRGEK; encoded by the coding sequence GTGAGCACCAACAATATCTGGTCTGATAACATCCAGGGCGTGATGACGTTGTACCTGAGCCGCCAGCTGAGATTCGACGACATGTTCTTTGATCAGTATCAGAAGGCCTTCGGGCTGGACCGGCATGCGGACCTGAAGATCCTGGAAATCGGCTGCGGCCCCGGAGCCCTCGCTGCCGCCCTGCACAGATGGTATCCCAACGCGAAGATCACCGCCATGGACCGGGACAGTCAGTTCGTGGCCTTCGGCCGGGAAAACATCCCCGGGGTTGAATTCCTGGAAGGCGACGCCACCGCTCTCCCCTTTGATGACAACTCCTTTGACGTCACCATTTCCAATACCGTGCAGGAGCACGTAGAGCCCTCCGCCTTCTGGGGAGAACAGCGGCGGGTCCTGAAGCCCGGCGGCATCTGCCTCTGCCTCTCCGCCCGGAAAGGCCTGCACAGCACAGCGCTCTGCCTGGAGACCACTGCCGCTGAGGAAGCTTTCTGGAACAGCCTTCCGGAAGACGAGGATCCCCGGGAAAAGTACGGCGTCTGCAAATACCCCATGTCTGAAGCCGGTATCCCCGCCTCTGCGGAGCAGAACGGTTTCCGCAGCGTCTCCACCGGATACGCGGTCATCGATCTTACGCCGGATGCCCCGAAATATCCCGCTGAGATGGCTGAACGGATGATCGAGGCGCAGCGCCAGAATGACCTGGAGGCCATCGCCTCCGTCCATGCGGAAAACGACAAGGAAGCTATTGCCGCCATCAACGCCAAATACGACGAGCGTCTCCGCCTCTACCGGGAAGGCATCCGCCTGTGGGACACATCCGTGTCCATCACCATGATCGTCCGTGGGGAAAAATAA
- a CDS encoding diaminopropionate ammonia-lyase, translated as MKELHFDRISVLSQEPVPNGDIATFSDAKAAETLRFHRSIPVYAETRLVSMQSLAEQAQVRAIFVKDESSRFGLKAFKGLGGSYCMFRILCERFGLNPAEADYTSFLREDIRKACGEITFATATDGNHGKGVSWAAKLFGCKARVFMPKGTVEARRLAIEEAGSAIAEITEWNYDHTVRYAASLAEQNGWILIQDTAWDGYEQYPAWIIEGYLTLAAEAVSQMNGLSPTHIFLQAGVGSMAAGIEAYFINLNKENPPLVSIVEPKASACIYESALAGDGKAHTVAGNPVTIMAGLNCGTPCSTIWPILRDCSAYFCACDDAVTEQGMRAYAHPAGTDTAVVSGESGAVTYGLLLSILESEELRSLFRINKDSVVLLISTEGDTDPDGYRRVVE; from the coding sequence GTGAAAGAACTACATTTCGACCGGATCAGCGTCCTGAGTCAGGAGCCTGTTCCCAACGGGGATATAGCCACCTTCTCTGATGCAAAGGCAGCGGAGACCCTCCGTTTCCACAGAAGCATCCCGGTTTATGCTGAAACCCGGCTTGTCTCCATGCAAAGCCTGGCCGAACAGGCACAGGTCAGGGCGATATTCGTCAAGGACGAATCATCCCGTTTCGGCCTCAAGGCCTTCAAGGGACTGGGCGGAAGCTACTGCATGTTCCGCATCCTCTGCGAACGGTTCGGCCTGAACCCGGCGGAAGCGGATTATACTTCCTTCCTCCGGGAGGATATCCGGAAGGCCTGCGGGGAAATCACCTTTGCCACCGCCACGGACGGCAACCACGGCAAGGGCGTCTCCTGGGCGGCGAAGCTGTTCGGCTGCAAGGCCCGGGTGTTCATGCCGAAGGGAACCGTGGAGGCCAGGCGCCTGGCCATTGAGGAAGCCGGTTCCGCCATCGCGGAAATCACAGAATGGAACTATGACCACACAGTGCGGTATGCTGCCTCCCTGGCAGAACAGAACGGCTGGATCCTGATCCAGGATACCGCCTGGGACGGCTATGAGCAGTATCCGGCCTGGATCATTGAAGGCTACCTGACCCTGGCGGCAGAAGCCGTCAGCCAGATGAACGGCCTTTCCCCGACACACATTTTCCTGCAGGCCGGCGTCGGCTCCATGGCCGCCGGAATCGAGGCCTATTTCATCAACCTGAATAAAGAAAACCCGCCGCTGGTCTCTATCGTGGAGCCTAAAGCATCCGCCTGCATCTATGAGTCCGCGCTGGCCGGAGACGGAAAAGCCCATACCGTCGCCGGGAATCCTGTCACCATCATGGCCGGGCTGAACTGCGGGACGCCCTGCAGCACCATCTGGCCCATTCTCCGGGACTGCTCCGCTTATTTCTGCGCCTGCGATGACGCGGTCACGGAGCAGGGTATGCGCGCCTACGCGCACCCTGCCGGAACGGATACCGCCGTCGTTTCCGGGGAGTCCGGCGCCGTCACCTACGGATTGCTGCTGTCCATCCTGGAGTCAGAAGAACTCCGTTCCCTGTTCCGGATCAACAAAGATTCCGTCGTGCTCCTGATCAGCACCGAAGGCGATACGGATCCCGACGGATACAGGAGGGTTGTGGAATGA
- a CDS encoding YczE/YyaS/YitT family protein: MIKQVRQYGIFLIGLFIAALGVAFSTKAGLGTSPVASVPYTVSLVLTQLSFGWWMIIMSLIQILVQVLLLRKKCKPFEILVQVIVAFVYGSLTDFCCGLLQGLNPVSYPARFALMLVGCVVLGLGIWIQYKGGAAMLAGEAMNRAISQVTGKRYENIKIFFDVFYIVVSGILSLVFLGKFAGVREGSIIAALLIGNIIKCYNKLYNRFCKKA, translated from the coding sequence ATGATAAAGCAAGTCAGGCAGTACGGCATTTTCCTGATCGGCCTGTTCATCGCAGCCCTGGGAGTCGCTTTTTCCACCAAAGCCGGGCTCGGCACCTCACCGGTAGCCTCCGTACCTTATACCGTATCACTGGTTCTTACGCAGCTTTCCTTCGGCTGGTGGATGATCATCATGAGCCTCATCCAGATCCTGGTGCAGGTGCTTCTGCTCCGGAAAAAGTGCAAACCCTTTGAGATTCTGGTGCAGGTTATTGTCGCCTTTGTTTACGGTTCCCTGACCGACTTCTGCTGCGGCCTGCTGCAGGGCCTGAACCCGGTTTCCTATCCGGCCCGGTTTGCCCTGATGCTGGTTGGCTGTGTGGTGCTTGGCCTGGGTATCTGGATCCAGTACAAGGGTGGCGCAGCCATGCTGGCCGGTGAAGCCATGAACCGGGCGATCAGCCAGGTTACCGGCAAGCGCTATGAGAATATCAAGATTTTCTTTGACGTGTTCTATATTGTGGTCTCCGGGATCCTCTCCCTGGTCTTCCTCGGAAAGTTCGCCGGAGTCCGGGAAGGCAGCATCATCGCGGCGCTGCTGATTGGGAATATTATTAAATGCTATAACAAACTATATAACAGATTCTGCAAAAAAGCCTGA
- a CDS encoding ACT domain-containing protein: MKLKKLPYALTVCKLDSTEHIDLNADFYFIGRTDEELSLVCRTESTPANTIAREDGWRGFRIEGTLDFSLIGILAPITAILAENKIGIFAVSTYNTDYVLVKEENYEKALAVLSAAGYEVAE, translated from the coding sequence ATGAAGCTGAAGAAACTGCCATATGCGCTGACGGTGTGCAAGCTGGACTCCACGGAGCACATTGACCTGAACGCGGATTTCTATTTTATCGGCAGGACGGATGAGGAGCTTTCCCTGGTGTGCAGGACGGAAAGTACCCCGGCAAATACCATCGCCCGGGAAGACGGATGGCGGGGATTCCGGATTGAGGGAACACTGGACTTTTCCCTGATCGGGATCCTGGCTCCGATTACCGCCATCCTGGCGGAAAACAAGATCGGCATCTTCGCCGTATCCACCTACAATACGGATTATGTGCTTGTAAAAGAAGAGAACTACGAAAAAGCCCTGGCTGTGCTGAGTGCAGCAGGGTACGAGGTCGCGGAATAA
- a CDS encoding aldo/keto reductase, whose amino-acid sequence MKYINVKNGPQNISAVILGCMRMPSLDTQKAADMIRTAVEEGVNFFDHATCYGKDGEAEKRFGDAFPLTGLKREDVYLQSKCGISRDPREFNWSRDYIVENAEASLRRLKTDYLDALLLHRPDLLFDPEEVAEAFDKLAASGKVRHFGVSNVTPGQLELLKKYVKQPLVFNQLQFSLDQSQLIDGGLYLNNLTTDRSISRDNGVLDYCRLHDITIQAWSPLQFGMFGGCFVDHPDFPELNKVLGELGEKYGVTKTAIAIAWILRHPAKMQAIAGTMNPQHLKEICAAANVELTHQEWYQLYLASGKFLP is encoded by the coding sequence ATGAAATACATCAATGTGAAGAACGGACCGCAGAATATCTCCGCGGTTATCCTGGGCTGCATGCGCATGCCCTCACTGGATACGCAGAAGGCGGCGGACATGATCCGCACCGCGGTGGAAGAGGGCGTCAACTTCTTTGACCACGCCACCTGCTACGGCAAGGACGGCGAGGCGGAAAAGCGCTTCGGCGACGCGTTCCCGCTGACCGGCCTGAAGCGGGAGGACGTATACCTGCAGAGCAAGTGCGGTATCAGCAGGGATCCGAGAGAGTTCAACTGGAGCAGGGACTATATCGTGGAAAACGCCGAGGCGAGCCTGCGCCGGCTGAAGACCGACTACCTGGATGCCCTGCTGCTCCACCGCCCGGACCTGCTGTTTGATCCGGAAGAGGTGGCGGAAGCCTTTGACAAGCTGGCGGCAAGCGGCAAGGTGCGGCATTTCGGCGTGAGCAACGTGACGCCCGGACAGCTGGAACTACTGAAGAAGTATGTGAAGCAGCCCCTGGTATTCAACCAGCTGCAGTTCTCCCTGGATCAGAGCCAGCTGATTGACGGCGGCCTGTATCTGAACAACCTGACCACCGACCGGTCCATCAGCCGGGACAACGGCGTGCTGGACTATTGCCGCCTGCACGACATCACGATCCAGGCCTGGTCTCCGCTGCAGTTCGGCATGTTCGGCGGCTGCTTCGTGGATCATCCGGACTTCCCGGAACTGAACAAGGTGCTGGGCGAGCTGGGAGAAAAATACGGCGTGACGAAGACCGCCATTGCCATCGCGTGGATCCTGCGCCATCCGGCAAAGATGCAGGCCATCGCGGGCACCATGAATCCGCAGCACCTGAAAGAGATCTGTGCCGCGGCGAATGTGGAACTGACACACCAGGAATGGTACCAGCTGTATCTGGCGTCTGGAAAGTTCCTTCCCTGA
- a CDS encoding VOC family protein, with product MAGVVGTHLVAQVGFIVKDIEETKRKWAEFLGVDVPETQPCGDYEVMQTVFEGKPAPKANSLLAFIDVNPGLQIELIQPNEEPSTWRNFLNEHGEGMHHLAFQVKDSAAQVANAEAAGLRLVQHGTYGDGNGEYNYLDAPDLKCIIELLESYAPGDSRRREAK from the coding sequence ATGGCCGGTGTTGTGGGAACCCATCTGGTAGCCCAGGTTGGATTCATTGTCAAAGATATTGAGGAAACGAAGAGAAAGTGGGCGGAATTCCTCGGCGTGGACGTGCCGGAAACGCAGCCCTGCGGCGATTATGAGGTCATGCAGACCGTCTTTGAGGGAAAGCCCGCGCCGAAGGCGAATTCCCTGCTGGCGTTCATTGACGTGAACCCGGGACTGCAGATTGAGCTGATCCAGCCCAACGAGGAGCCTTCCACCTGGCGGAACTTCCTGAACGAGCATGGCGAAGGCATGCACCACCTGGCCTTCCAGGTGAAAGACTCCGCCGCGCAGGTGGCCAACGCCGAGGCAGCGGGCCTGCGGCTGGTGCAGCACGGCACTTACGGAGACGGAAACGGGGAATACAATTACCTGGATGCCCCGGACCTGAAGTGTATTATCGAACTGCTGGAAAGCTACGCGCCCGGGGACAGCCGGAGGAGGGAAGCTAAATGA
- a CDS encoding AzlC family ABC transporter permease encodes MKTVKAAFVKSLPVMAGYVILGIGFGILAWNGGYGLPWVLAMSLLIYAGSMQYVGVGLLAGGASVLTVILTTIMVNARHLFYSISMFGHYKDAGRYKPYLIFGLTDETYSLLCDGKTPEGTDPHRFRFLVSLFNQSYWVLGSILGSLAGSVLPFSAAGIEFSMTALFIASFTEQWIETKDRLPALTGLLGTLLCLLVFGPEGFLIPAMCLITLLLTLFRSTISAGRKVSE; translated from the coding sequence ATGAAGACTGTCAAAGCTGCTTTTGTCAAATCCCTGCCGGTCATGGCGGGATACGTTATCCTGGGCATCGGGTTCGGCATCCTCGCCTGGAACGGCGGGTACGGCCTGCCCTGGGTCCTGGCCATGAGCCTGCTGATTTACGCGGGCTCCATGCAATATGTGGGCGTCGGCCTGCTGGCCGGCGGCGCCTCTGTGCTCACCGTAATTCTGACCACGATCATGGTCAACGCCCGGCACCTTTTCTACAGCATTTCCATGTTCGGCCACTACAAGGACGCCGGACGATACAAACCCTATCTCATTTTCGGCCTGACCGACGAAACCTATTCCCTGCTCTGCGACGGGAAAACCCCGGAGGGCACGGATCCGCACCGGTTCCGCTTCCTGGTTTCCCTCTTCAACCAGTCCTACTGGGTGCTGGGCAGCATCCTGGGCAGCCTCGCGGGCAGCGTGCTTCCCTTCTCCGCCGCAGGCATTGAGTTTTCCATGACTGCCCTGTTCATCGCGTCCTTCACGGAGCAGTGGATCGAAACAAAGGATCGCCTGCCTGCCCTCACCGGCCTGCTGGGCACCCTGCTGTGCCTGCTGGTCTTCGGGCCGGAAGGCTTCCTGATCCCCGCCATGTGCCTGATCACCCTGCTGCTGACCCTGTTCAGGAGCACGATCTCCGCCGGAAGGAAGGTGAGCGAATGA